In Musa acuminata AAA Group cultivar baxijiao chromosome BXJ2-3, Cavendish_Baxijiao_AAA, whole genome shotgun sequence, the following proteins share a genomic window:
- the LOC103979414 gene encoding uncharacterized protein LOC103979414, with amino-acid sequence MEEGQQQHIRQIKNSRLMEEDGEEESPRSALSSFQAREEEIERKKMEVKEKVFAQLCRVEEETKHLAMIRGELEAMVDPTRNEAAALRKKIDAVNRALKPLGQSCLRKEKEYKEALEAFNEKNKEKSQLVAKLMELVSESERLRMRKLEELNKSIDFFR; translated from the exons ATGGAGGAAGGACAGCAGCAGCACATTCGACAAATCAAGAACTCGCGGCTAATGGAGGAGGATGGtgaagaagaatcaccgaggtcaGCTCTTTCCTCATTCCAAGCAAGAGAAGAAGAGATCGAGAGGAAGAAAATGGAGGTCAAAGAGAAGGTTTTTGCTCAGTTGTGCAGAGTGGAAGAGGAGACTAAACACTTGGCCATGATCCGAGGC GAACTGGAAGCCATGGTAGATCCAACCAGGAACGAAGCGGCGGCATTACGCAAGAAGATAGACGCAGTCAATCGTGCATTGAAACCTCTCGGACAATCCTGTCTGAGGAAG GAAAAAGAATACAAAGAAGCTCTCGAAGCCTTCAATGAGAAGAACAAGGAGAAGTCTCAGCTAGTGGCCAAACTCATGGAG CTGGTCAGCGAGAGCGAGAGACTGAGGATGAGGAAGCTGGAGGAGTTGAACAAGTCGATAGATTTCTTTCGCTAA